The genomic window CGCGGACGCCGGGGTGCCGGACGACGCCCTGCTCCTGGAGCGGCTGCACCACGAGATCTCCCTGCGGTCCCTCCCCGAGGCGAAGGCCCTGCTGGAGGCGGCGGGCACGGTGCGGCGGCTGTGGGTCGAGCCCCCGGCAGGTCACCCCTTCGAGACGGTCACCGGGCGCACCGCCCGGCAGGCGGAGCCGATGTTGGCCGCCGCCGAGCGGGACGCGGAGCTCGGGCCGCTCGTCTCGGCCGCGCTCGCGGCGCGTGACGAGCTGGTCACGGAGCCCCCCGAACTCCTCCTGCTGCACGGCAACTTCCGGCAGAGCAAGGTCCTGTCCGCCGAGCGTGCGCCGTGGCTGGCCGTCGGCCCGGAACCGCTGACCGGCGAGCGCGCCTACGACCTGGCGCGGCTGGCGCGCGACCGGGTCGAGGACCTGATCGCGTCCCCGGGGGGCGCTGTCACGGCCCGCCGCCGGGTCAAGAAGCTCGCCGACTCGCTCGAGGTGGACCAGGACCGGCTGCGCGGCTGGACGCTGTTCCGGGCGGTCGAGTCCGGCACCCGGTCGCTGACGGTGGGCCGGCGGCAGGACGGGGAGCTGGCACTGGAGTTCGCCGGCTGGCTGTAGGCGTGCACGAAGGGCCCCGCGCGGTGCCCGGGGCCCTTCGTGATGTCCTGCCGGGCCGGTTCAGCCCTGGTCGGTCAGCCGGGCGATCGCCTCGTCCACGGTGAGCTCCTCGCGCTCCCCGGTGCGGCGGTCCTTCAGCTCCAGGACGCCCTCCGCCGAACGGCGGCCCGCCACGAGGATCTTCGGGACACCGATCAGTTCGGAGTCGGTGAACTTCACGCCGGGCGAGACACCCGCGCGGTCGTCGACCAGGACCCGCAGGCCCGCGGCGTTCAGCTTCTCGGAGACCTCCAGGGCCAGCTCGGTCTGGAGCGCCTTGCCCGCGGCGACGACGTGCACGTCGGCCGGGGCGATCTCGCGGGGCCAGCACAGGCCCTTGTCGTCGGCGGTCTGCTCGGCGAGGGCGGCCACGGCGCGGGAGACCCCGATACCGTACGAGCCCATCGTGACGCGGACCGGCTTGCCCTGCTGGCCGAGCACGTCGAGGGAGAAGATGTCGGCGTACTTGCGGCCGAGCTGGAAGATGTGGCCGATCTCGATGGCGCGGTCGACCTGGAGGCCGGTGCCGCACTTGGGGCAGGGGTCGCCCGCCTCGACGACGACGACGTCGAGGTAGTCGTCGACCTCGAAGTCGCGGCCCGCGACGACGTTCTTCGCGTGCACGCCCTCCTTGTTGGCACCCGTGATCCAGGCGGTGCCCGCGGCGACGCGGGGGTCGGCGATGTAGCGGACCTTCTCCAGGCCCTGGGGGCCGACGTAGCCGCGCACGAGGTCGGGGCGGCCCACGAAGTCCTCGGCGGTGACGAGCTCGACGACCGCGGGGGCGAGGTGCTCACCGAGCTTGCCCAGGTCGACCTCGCGGTCGCCGGGCACGCCCACGGCCACGATCTCGCCGTCGACCTTGACCAGCAGGTTCTTCAGCGTGGCGGAGGCCGCCACGCCCAGGTGGGCGGCGAGGGTCTCGATGGTCGGGGTGTCGGGGGTGTCCAGCTCCTCGACGGCGCCGGTCGCCGAGGCGTCGGCGACGGTCGTGGCCTTGTACGTCACGGCCTCGGTGTTGGCGGCGTAGTCGCAGTTGGGGCAGTCGACGAAGGTGTCCTCGCCGGCGGGCGCGGGGGCGAGGAACTCCTCGGACGCCGAGCCGCCCATGGCACCGGAGACCGCGGACACGACGCGGTGGTCGAGGCCGAGGCGCTCGAAGATACGGATGTAGGCGGCGCGGTGGAGCTGGTAGGCCTCGGCGAGTCCCTCGTCGGTGGTGTCGAAGGAGTACGAGTCCTTCATCTGGAACTCGCGGCCGCGCAGCACACCGGCGCGGGGGCGGGCCTCGTCACGGTACTTGGTCTGGATCTGGTAGAGGATCACGGGCAGGTCCTTGTAGGACGAGCACATGTCCTTGACGATCTGGGTGAAGATCTCCTCGTGGGTGGGGCCGAGGAGGTAGTCGGCGCCCTTGCGGTCCTGGAGCCTGAAGAGCAGGTCGCCGTACTCGTCGTACCGACCGCTCGCCTCGTACGCCTCCTTGGGGAGGAGTGCGGGGAGCAGCACCTCCTGGCCGCCGATGGCGTCCATCTCCTCGCGCACGACGCGGGTGATGTTGTCCAGGACCTTCTTGCCGAGCGGCAGCCAGGACCAGATGCCGGCCGCGGTGCGGCGTACGTATCCGGCGCGGACGAGGAGCTTGTGGTTGAGCGTCTCGGCGTCCGCCGGGTCGTCGCGCAGTGTCTTGATCATCAATCGGGACATGCGCTGGACCTGGGCCATGATGAACTCCTGCTCGCAAGGGTGGTGAGCCCGAGGTTAGCCGGGGGGCCCGCGCGGGCGGAAATCGATTCCTCAGCGACGGCGCAGCGGCAGGGGCGCGCCCATCACCGCGTACGGCTTGGGCGCGCTCGGGAAGAGCACCTGACGGGCCAGGTCCTGGTACCCCAGGGCGCGGTAGAGGCCCCGGGCGGGGCTCTCGGTGTCGATCGCCGAGAGGATGGAACGCGGCAGGCCGACGGCGTCGGTGATGGTAGTGATCAGCTCGCGTCCGATGCCGCGCTGCTGGAACTCGGGGTGGACGTGCAGCTCGGTGATCACGAACGAGTCGTCGAGCCAGTCCTCGGATCCGGTCGCGCGCAGGTAGGGCTCGACGACGGTGGACCACCAGTGCGTCCGGTGGTTCGGCAGCCCGTAGACGAACCCGACCAGCCGTCCGTCCGCGGTGGTGGCGCCGAGGGCGCGGGCCTGCGGGTGGTCGAGGTGCCGGAGCACGATATGGCGGCGTACGTCGATCTCGTCCTGGCCGAGGCCGAAGGCGACCGCCTGCACGGCGAGCGCCTCGTCGACGCGGGCGGCGAGGTCGAGCGGTCCGACCACGATGTCGGGGGTCCCGGAGCCCCGGGTGGACGCGGGTGCTGCTGCTGCCATGCGGGAACCCTACTGTCCGGGTGGCCGGGTCAGAACAGCACGCTCATGAACGCACCCGTCTCGCGGAAGCCGACGCGGCTGTAGGCCCTGCGGGCGGGGGTGTTGTAGTCGTTCACGTACAGGCTCACGATCGGTGCCACGTCGCTGAGCGCGTGGCGCAGGACAGCGGCCATGCCCGTCTCGGAGAGCCCCCGCCCCCGGGCCTCGGGCGCCACCCAGACGCCCTGGATCTGGCACGCGCGGGAGGTGGCTGCGCCGATCTCCGCCTTGAACAGGACCCTGCCGTCCTCTATGCGGGCGAAGGACCGTCCGGTGCTGATCAGTTCCGCGACGCGTGCCTGGTAGAGGAGCCCGCCGTCACCCGCGAGCGGCGAGACACCGACCTCCTCGGTGAACATGGCCACGCAGGCCGGCATGAGGATGTCGATCTCGTCCCGGCGGACCCTGCGCACGAGGGGGTCGGGTGCGATCTCCACGGAGGGGCTCTCGGTGACCATGAGCGGCTGGTGGGGCCGGACTTCCCTGGCGGGACCCCAGCTGGGTTCGAGCAGACGCCACAGCTGGGTGGTGGGGCCCGCGGGGCCCACGATGGAGGAGCAGCGGCGCCCGGCTCTGCGGGCGCGGTCCGCGAACGCCCTGATGGCCTCGGGGGTGGCGCAGATGGGCACGAGGTTGGCACCGGAGTAGCAGAGCGAGCGGAGCCGTCCGTCGGCGTACCAGCCCCACATCTCGCCACCGAGCCGCCAGGGGTCGAGGCCGGCGACCTGGACGCGGGCGGCCACGAACGCGTTGTCCACGGGTTCGCTCTCGAGGATGGCGAGCGCGGCGGGAAGCTCGCCGGGGTCGAGGACCCGGGTAGTGGTCTGCGTCAACACTGGGGCCTCACCAAACAGTCTGCTGATGTCCGCACTGTACCCAAGAAGGCTGTGCGGTGCCCCCGCAGGTGCGGGACCGTTAGCACACGGAGACGGCTGTGCCCCGCAGGACACGTCCTGCGGGGCACAGTGGCACACGGTCGGGGGGGTCAGCCGGCGATGGAGACCTGGGGCTCGCCCGAGGCGATGCCGTCCTTCTCCATCTGCTCCGCGATCTTCATGGCCTCCTCGATGAGGGTCTCCACGATCTTCGACTCCGGGACGGTCTTGATGACCTCGCCCTTCACGAAGATCTGACCCTTGCCGTTACCGGACGCCACACCCAGATCGGCCTCACGCGCCTCACCCGGACCGTTCACGACACAGCCCATCACCGCGACCCGCAGCGGGACCTCCATACCCTCCAGACCCGCACTCACCTGATCCGCCAGCTTGTACACATCCACCTGCGCACGCCCGCACGACGGACACGACACGATCTCCAGACGCCGCTGCTTCAGATTCAGCGCCTCCAGAATCTGCAGACCGACCTTGACCTCCTCCGCCGGAGGAGCCGACAACGACACCCGGATCGTGTCCCCGATACCCTCCGACAGCAGCGCACCGAACGCCACCGCCGACTTGATCGTCCCCTGGAACGCCGGACCCGCCTCCGTCACACCCAGGTGCAACGGATAGTCCGACTGCGCCGCCAACTGCCGGTAGGCGTTCACCATCACGACCGGGTCATTGTGCTTCACCGAGATCTTGATGTCGCGGAACCCGTGCTCCTCGAACAGCGACGCCTCCCACAACGCCGACTCCACCAGAGCCTCCGGCGTCGCCTTCCCGTACTTCTTCAACAGCCGCGCGTCCAGCGAACCCGCGTTCACACCGATACGAATCGGAGTACCCGCGTCCCCCGCCGCCCTCGCGATCTCCTTGACCTTGTCGTCGAACTGCTTGATGTTCCCCGGATTCACCCGCACCGCCGCACACCCCGCGTCAATCGCCGCGAACACGTACTTCGGCTGGAAATGAATGTCCGCGATCACCGGGATCTGCGACTTCCGCGCGATCGTCGCCAACGCGTCCGCGTCATCCTGCGTCGGACACGCCACCCGCACGATCTGACAGCCCGACGCCGTCAGCTCCGCGATCTGCTGCAACGTCGCACCGATGTCCGACGTCCGCGTCGTCGTCATCGACTGCACCGACACAGGTGCGTCCCCACCGACCGCCACCGACCCGACCTGGATCTGTCGGCTGACCCGTCGGTCGGCGAGCTTGGTCGGAACGGCCGGCATTCCGAGAGAAATCGCAGTCATGCGCTGAGCATCCCCAAGGTGTGGATCAGTGTGGATCGAGGTCCCGACAACAGCGGGCTCCGGGCTTCGAGGTTACGGCACCGGAGGACGACGGGGTGCATCCCGTCGTCAAGCCCGCCCGTCGGTGTGCGGCCGGAGACCACCTGTGCGACCGGCCGCCAGCTGTGGGACGTGTGAGGCATCAGGTGATCTTCACCGGGTTCACGATGTCGGCGACCAGCACCAGCAGCGTGAAGCAGATGAAGATGCCCGCGACCACGTAGGCGACCGGCATGAGCTTCGCCACGTCGAACGGGCCGGGGTCGGGGCGCTTGAAGACCTTGGCCACGTTGCGGCGCAGGGCCTCCCAGAGCGCGCCCGCGATGTGCCCGCCGTCCAGTGGCAGCAGGGGCAGCATGTTGAACAGGAACAGCGAGAGGTTGAAGCCGGCCAGCAGGAACAGCATCATCGCGATCTGGTTCTGCGCCGGGACGTCGAGGTTCATCACCTCGCCGCCGATCCTGGCCGCGCCCACCACCCCGACCGGCGAGTCGTCGGCGCGCTCGCCGTCGCTGAAGGCCGCGCTCCACAGGTCGGGGATCTTCGAGGGCAGCGCGATGATCGAATCGACGCCGTTCTCGATCATGTCGCCCATGCGGACGACCGAGTCGCCGAAGGAGAGCGGCACGATCTCCGTGTTCGCGGCGAAGCCGAGGTAGCCGGCGGTGACGTACTGGTCGGGGATGACCTCGCCGTCGGCGTCCTTCTTCGCGACCGCGTTCTTCCTCAGGACCGCGTTCAGGGTCTGTTCCCGCCCGTCACGCTGCACGGTGATGGTGGCGGGACCGGTGGTCTCGCGGATCCTGTCCGAGAGCGTGGCCCAGTCGTCGATCTTCCGGCCGTCGAAGGCGACGATCCTGTCGCCCTCCTTCAGTCCCGCGGCCTTGGCAGGCGAGACCGGGTCGGCTGCCTTGCAGGTGTCGCGGTTCTCGCTCTGCGCGATCACGCACTGCTGGACACCGGCGACCTCCGTGGTCTGCGTCTGGAAGCCGAAGGTCATCGCGACGCCCATGAAGATCGCGACGGCCAGGACCAGGTTCATGAAGGGCCCGGCGAACATCACGATCACGCGCTTCCACGGCTTGCGCGTGTAGAAGAGGCGCGACTCGTCGCCCGGCTGGAGCTCCTCGAAGGCGGCGGATCTGGCGTCCTCGATCATCCCGCGCCACGGGGAGGTGGAGCGCGCTTCCAGCCGTCCGTCGGCGCCCGGCGGGAACATGCCGATCATGCGGATGTAGCCGCCCGCGGGGATAGCCTTGATGCCGTACTCGGTGTCGCCCTTCTTCCGCGACCAGACCGTCGGGCCGAAGCCGACCATGTACTGGGGGACCCGGATACCGAAGAGCTTGGCCGTCGAGAGGTGGCCGAGTTCGTGCCAGGCGATCGAGAACAATAGACCCACGGCGAAGATGGCGATCCCCAGGACCGTCATCAGGATCGTCGTCGTACTCATACGTGCGCCTCCGCTGTCGCTGCCGCCGAGAGTTCGCGGGCCCGGGCACGGGCCCAGGTCTCCGCTTCGAGGACGTCCGCGACCGTCAGCGAAGTTCCCGTGGCGGGTGTGCCGTGTTCGGCCACCACCGCTGTGACCGTATCCATGATGCCGTTGAACGGCAGCCGTCCCGCCAGGAACGCGTCCACGCATTCCTCGTTGGCCGCGTTGAACACGGCGGGGGCGGTGCCCCCGAGGGTGCCGACGTGCCGGGCGAGCCCGACGGACGGGAACGCCTCGGTGTCCAGCGGGAAGAACTCCCAGCTGGAGGCCTTCGTCCAGTCGAAGGCGGGGGCGGCGTCCGGGACCCGCTCGGGCCATCCGAGGCCGATGGCGATGGGGCCCCCCATGTCGGGCGGGGTCGCCTGGGCGAGCGTGGAGCCGTCGGTGAACTCCACCATCGAGTGAACGTAGGACTGGGGGTGGACCACGACCTCGATCCGGTCGAACGGGATGTCGTAGAGGAGGTGCGCCTCGATGACCTCCAGGCCCTTGTTGACCAGGGTCGCGGAGTTGACCGTGATGACCGGCCCCATCGCCCAGGTCGGGTGCGCCAGCGCCTGCTCCCTGGTCACGTCGGCCAGCTCGGCGCGCGTACGGCCTCGGAACGGCCCGCCCGAGGCGGTCACGACGAGCTTGCGTACGTCGGCGCGCTTGCCTGCGGCGAGCGCCTGGAAGAGGGCTGCGTGCTCGGAGTCGACCGGGATGATCTGGCCCGGGGCCGCGAGCGCCTTCACCAGGGGGCCGCCGACGATCAGCGACTCCTTGTTGGCCAGGGCCAGGGTGCGGCCGGCCTTCAGGGCGGCGAGCGTGGGCGCGAGGCCGATCGAGCCGGTGATCCCGTTCAGCACGGTGTGGCACGCGCTCGCGGCGAGCTCCGTGGCTGCGTCGGGTCCGGCGAGGATCCCGGGCAGCGGCTCCCCCGCCCCGTACGCCTCGCGAAGGGCCTCCCGGAGGGCCGGCACCTTGTCCGCGTCGGCGACCGCGACGGTACGCACCCGCAGCTGCGCGGCCTGCTCGGCGAGGAGCTGGACCCTGCCGCCCGCCGCGGAGAGCGCGGTGACGCGGAAACGGCCGGGGTTGCGGAGCACCAGGTCGATGGCCTGGGTGCCGATGGACCCGGTGGAGCCGAGGATCACCAGATCCCGGCGGCCGTCCACGGCGTCGAAGACGAGATGCGGGTCGGCGAGGGGTGCGGGGCTGTCGCTCATGGCCCCCATTGTTGCCGCATCCGCCGGGCGCACCGACAGGGCATCCCCGTCGGCGTGTGCCTCAGGCCCGCCCGGCACGGAATTTCCTCCACTGGGCGGCCATGACGTCCTCGGGAATCCGGCCGATGTCCTTCGTGCCGAGGACCTCACCGCGGAAGGCGAGCGTGGTGGCCCCGGACCGCAGGACGGTGAGGTACTCGTAAAGCTTGAGCTTCCCCTTCACGTCGAGGACGGTGAAGCGGAAGGCCTTCGCCTCGTCGGCTTCGTCCGCGAAGGAGGGCAGCGCGGCGGGTTCGACCTTCTCGTACGTGGCGCGGGCGACGGCCCGCTCCTCCGTGAGGCCCCCGGCGCACTCCCGGCCCGCCCTGGCGAGCGACCGCATGACCTGGGCCGCGTCCCCGCCGGCGTAGGAGCGCAGCGTCACGTCGACGGTGACGCCGAGTATCTCGCCGGGCTCGTCGGCCTTCCGCTGCACCTGTGCGGTGGGGGTGTGGCCGGAGACGTCACCGGCCAGGCTGACCAGTGGCTGGCACACGGCGGGCGAGGCCGTGTAGGCGTCGCCGAGCGGTCCGCCCAGGGAGTACTCGGACACGGTGAGGCTGCCGGCCTTCTCCCCGTCGGCGAGGGCGAGGGCGGTGAGCTGCGCCTCGGTGAGCCCGCGGGCGGCGGCTCCCGGGCGGGAGGGCGCCGAACTCCTCGCGGCCTCCGGCTTGCCGTCGTCACCGTCGCCGCCGCATCCGGTGACACCCGCGAGAGCGATCACCGCGCAGCCCGCCGCTGCGGCGCCCCGCCGGCCGCCGCCCCGTCGCCGGACATCCGCTCCGCGCACCCCGAACATGCCTGCCCCTGTCTCCCGTTGACGAGCCGGGACCGGTGTCTGATCGCGGCCGAGGCTCGATTGTGCGGCATCCGGTGATCAGAATGCGGTGTCGATGCCGAACTTGTCCCGCAGGTGCGCCATGTCCCGCACGTCCCGGTCGGCGGGTTCGTAGCCCCGGTGGAAGTCCGCCTGCCGCTCGGCGGAGATGCAGCGCACGGTGGTCGTGCCGATGGTGCCGGTGACGAAGCAGGCCGCCGGATAGCGGAAAGGCGCCTCGGGGTCCGGCGAGGACTGCACGGCCGAGCCGTCGGCCGCGAACTCCAGTGGGTGCAGGTCGATCTCGGCCCCGGAGGGGTGGGTGAGGACGAAGCGGACAGGCCGCTGGTCCAGCGTCTCGGCGTAACCGGCGGACTCCAGCGCGGCCACGACCGCGCTCTCCTGCCCCTGGTCGTGCAGCAGGTCGAGATCGCGGTGCTCGCGCGTCTCCTCACCCAGCAGGGCGTCGATGCCCCAGCCCCCGGCGAGCACCACGTCGGCGCCGGCCCCGCGCAGCAGTGCGAGGACGGCCAGGACATCGTTCCGCGCCATCATGCGGGCGACCGTAGCGCGCCCCGTGCCGGGGCGCCGGGTCATTTCCCGTCGGCCTCCTCGCCACGAAGAGGCGGCGTGCCGAGCGTGCGGCGGCGGGGCGCGTCCAGGCAGTGGACGCGCCCCGCCGATGCGGTGGGTCAGCGGATGGGACGGTGGACGTTGTCCCCCGCGGCGGGTCCGGGGGTGGCGTCGGCGATCCAGGCGCCTTCGCCGCTCGGGTCGATGACGCCCTCCTCCAGCCAGGTGTAGGTCCCGGCGAGGACTCCGTCGACCACGCGGCGGTCGATGTCGTCGGTGTTGGACCACAGCCGGCCGAAGAGTTCCTCGACGCGGAGCCGGGACTGCCGGCAGAACACGTCGGCGAGCTGGTAGGCCTCGCGTCCGTGGTCGTTGTCGGCGCGCAGGTGCTCGGCGCGGACACAGGCCGCGCTCATCGCGAAGAGTTCGGCGCCGATGTCGACGATCCGTCCGAGGAAGCCCTGCTTGGTCTCCATGCGCCCCTGCCAGCGGGACATCGCGTAGAAGGTCGAGCGGGCCAGCTTGCGGGAGGAGCGTTCGACGTACCGCAGGTGGGTGGAGAGGTCGGGGTGTCCGGGGACGCGGAACTCGCCGTAGGAGCTGGGCACCCGGCCGGGGCCGCTGACCAGCTTGGGCAGCCAGCGCGCGTAGAACTGCGCCGCGTTGGCACCCGCCCGCGCCTTGTCGGCGAGCGGCTTGTCGGGGTCGATGATGTCACCGGCGACCTTGAGGTGGGCGTCGACGGCCTCGCGGGCGATCAGCAGGTGCATGATCTCCGTGGAGCCCTCGAAGATCCGGTTGATCCGCATGTCGCGGAGCATCTGCTCGGCGGGGACGGCCCGTTCGCCGCGGGCGGCGAGCGAGTCGGCGGTCTCGAAGCCGCGTCCGCCGCGGATCTGGACCAGTTCGTCGGAGATGAGCCAGCCCATCTCGGAGCCGTACAGCTTGGCGAGCGCGGCCTCGATGCGGATGTCGTTGCGGCTCTCGTCGGCCATCTGCGAGGAGAGGTCCACGACCGCTTCGAGGGCGAAGGTGGTGGCGGCGATGAAGGAGATCTTGGCGCCGACCGCCTCGTGGCGGGCCACCGGCCTGCCCCACTGCTCACGGACCGCCGACCATTCGCGGGCGATCTTCAGGGACCACTTCCCGACGCCGACGCACATCGCGGGCAGCGAGAGACGGCCGGTGTTGAGCGTGGTGAGCGCGATCTTGAGACCCGCGCCCTCGGGCCCGATCCGGTTGGCTGCGGGGACGCGTACGCCGTGGAAGCGGGTCAGGCCGTTCTCGATGCCGCGCAGGCCCATGAAGGCGTTGCGGTGCTCCACGGTGATGCCCGGCGAGTCGGCCTCGACGACGAAGGCGGTGATGCCGCCCCGGTGGCCGTCGGACTCCGGGACGCGGGCCATCACCACGAGCAGGTCGGCGACGACTCCGTTGGTCGTCCAGAGCTTCACGCCGTCCAGGACGTAGTCGTCGCCGTCGGGCACCGCGGTCGTCGCGAGCCGTGCCGGGTCGGAGCCGACGTCGGGTTCCGTGAGCAGGAACGCCGAGATGTCCGTGCGCGCCAGGCGGGGCAGGAAGGTGTCCTTCTGCTCCTGGGTGCCGAACATCTTGAGCGGCTGCGGTACGCCGATGGACTGGTGCGCGGAGAGGAGCGCGCCGATGGCGGGGCTCGCCGAACCGGCGAGCGCGAGCGCCTTGTTGTAGTAGACCTGGGTCAGCCCCAGGCCGCCGTACTTCGTCTCGATCTTCATGCCGAGGGCGCCGAGCTCCCTGAGCCCGTTGATCACCTCGTCGGGGATCTTCGCCTCGCGCTCGATGAGGGCGCCGTCGACCCGGGTCTCGCAGAATTCGCGCATCCGGGCGAGGAAGGCCTCGCCGCGCCGCACGTCGTCGGGGGCGGGCTGGGGATGGGGGTGGATCAGGTCGAGCCGGAAGCGTCCGAGGAAGAGTTCCTTGGCGAAGCTGGGTTTGCGCCAGTCCTGTTCGCGGGCGGCCTCGGCCACCTGCCGTGCTTCGCGCTCGGTGACTTTGGGGGCCTGGGGGATGTCGGATGGGGCGGACATGAGGAGCTCACCTCGCCGCGAGTCGGGATATGGGTCGGGCCGTACGCGTGCCGATCGGTACCACTCGTCCGTATCTACCCGATCTGCGTCACCCCCACCACCCCTGCGGCGGGCTCCCGGCGGCACACGGAACCGGCCGGAGCCCCCGCACAGCGGGCTCCGGCCGGTTCCGTCGGTGCTGGCGGCTACAGGGCCAGGCCAGTGAGGACCAGGACCCGCTCGTAGGTGTAGTCGTCCATGGCGTAGCGCACGCCCTCGCGGCCCACTCCGGACTGCTTGGCGCCGCCGTACGGCATCTGGTCGGCCCGGTAGGAGGGCACGTCGCCGATGATCACGCCGCCGACCTCCAGGGCGCGGTGGGCACGGAAGGCGGTCTGCAGGTCGTGGGTGAAGACACCCGCCTGCAGGCCGTACTTGGAGTCGTTGACGGCGGCGAACGCCTCGGCCTCGCCCTGTGTCCTCCGGATGGACAGGACCGGTCCGAAGACCTCCTCGCCGGCGATCGTCGTGGTGTCCGGGAGGTCGGTGAGGACCGTCGGGGCGTAGGTGGCGCCGTCGCGCTTGCCGCCGGTGAGCAGGGTGGCGCCGGCGGTGACGGCCTCGTCGACCCAGGACTCGACACGGCGGGCGGCGTCCTCGCTGACCAGCGGGCCGACGTCGGTGGCCGCGTCGGAGGGGTCACCGGTCACCAGGGCCTCGACGGCGGCGACGATCTTCGGGACGAGCCGGTCGTACACGGTGGCGTCGGCGATGACCCGCTGCACCGAGATGCAGGACTGGCCGCCCTGGTAGTTGGAGAAGGTCGCGATGCGGTCCGCCGCACGGTCCAGGTCCTCCTCGGAGGACCAGTCGCCGAGCACGACGGCGGCGCCGTTGCCGCCGAGTTCGAGGGTGCAGTGCTTACGCGGCACCGACTCCATGATCGAGTAGCCGACGGGGCCGGACCCGGTGAAGGAGATCAC from Streptomyces sp. NBC_01341 includes these protein-coding regions:
- a CDS encoding aminoglycoside phosphotransferase family protein — encoded protein: MGFEPPQRLVRALGETYGDTAAAEWLGRLPALTGKAMSAAGHRVTLDRVVAPGGRSSLVLLVHREDGTPAVLKVAPAGAAPALERAALAHWNGWGAVELLTGADAGVPDDALLLERLHHEISLRSLPEAKALLEAAGTVRRLWVEPPAGHPFETVTGRTARQAEPMLAAAERDAELGPLVSAALAARDELVTEPPELLLLHGNFRQSKVLSAERAPWLAVGPEPLTGERAYDLARLARDRVEDLIASPGGAVTARRRVKKLADSLEVDQDRLRGWTLFRAVESGTRSLTVGRRQDGELALEFAGWL
- a CDS encoding proline--tRNA ligase; protein product: MAQVQRMSRLMIKTLRDDPADAETLNHKLLVRAGYVRRTAAGIWSWLPLGKKVLDNITRVVREEMDAIGGQEVLLPALLPKEAYEASGRYDEYGDLLFRLQDRKGADYLLGPTHEEIFTQIVKDMCSSYKDLPVILYQIQTKYRDEARPRAGVLRGREFQMKDSYSFDTTDEGLAEAYQLHRAAYIRIFERLGLDHRVVSAVSGAMGGSASEEFLAPAPAGEDTFVDCPNCDYAANTEAVTYKATTVADASATGAVEELDTPDTPTIETLAAHLGVAASATLKNLLVKVDGEIVAVGVPGDREVDLGKLGEHLAPAVVELVTAEDFVGRPDLVRGYVGPQGLEKVRYIADPRVAAGTAWITGANKEGVHAKNVVAGRDFEVDDYLDVVVVEAGDPCPKCGTGLQVDRAIEIGHIFQLGRKYADIFSLDVLGQQGKPVRVTMGSYGIGVSRAVAALAEQTADDKGLCWPREIAPADVHVVAAGKALQTELALEVSEKLNAAGLRVLVDDRAGVSPGVKFTDSELIGVPKILVAGRRSAEGVLELKDRRTGEREELTVDEAIARLTDQG
- a CDS encoding GNAT family N-acetyltransferase, producing the protein MAAAAPASTRGSGTPDIVVGPLDLAARVDEALAVQAVAFGLGQDEIDVRRHIVLRHLDHPQARALGATTADGRLVGFVYGLPNHRTHWWSTVVEPYLRATGSEDWLDDSFVITELHVHPEFQQRGIGRELITTITDAVGLPRSILSAIDTESPARGLYRALGYQDLARQVLFPSAPKPYAVMGAPLPLRRR
- a CDS encoding GNAT family N-acetyltransferase translates to MLTQTTTRVLDPGELPAALAILESEPVDNAFVAARVQVAGLDPWRLGGEMWGWYADGRLRSLCYSGANLVPICATPEAIRAFADRARRAGRRCSSIVGPAGPTTQLWRLLEPSWGPAREVRPHQPLMVTESPSVEIAPDPLVRRVRRDEIDILMPACVAMFTEEVGVSPLAGDGGLLYQARVAELISTGRSFARIEDGRVLFKAEIGAATSRACQIQGVWVAPEARGRGLSETGMAAVLRHALSDVAPIVSLYVNDYNTPARRAYSRVGFRETGAFMSVLF
- the ispG gene encoding flavodoxin-dependent (E)-4-hydroxy-3-methylbut-2-enyl-diphosphate synthase; protein product: MTAISLGMPAVPTKLADRRVSRQIQVGSVAVGGDAPVSVQSMTTTRTSDIGATLQQIAELTASGCQIVRVACPTQDDADALATIARKSQIPVIADIHFQPKYVFAAIDAGCAAVRVNPGNIKQFDDKVKEIARAAGDAGTPIRIGVNAGSLDARLLKKYGKATPEALVESALWEASLFEEHGFRDIKISVKHNDPVVMVNAYRQLAAQSDYPLHLGVTEAGPAFQGTIKSAVAFGALLSEGIGDTIRVSLSAPPAEEVKVGLQILEALNLKQRRLEIVSCPSCGRAQVDVYKLADQVSAGLEGMEVPLRVAVMGCVVNGPGEAREADLGVASGNGKGQIFVKGEVIKTVPESKIVETLIEEAMKIAEQMEKDGIASGEPQVSIAG
- a CDS encoding M50 family metallopeptidase, which codes for MSTTTILMTVLGIAIFAVGLLFSIAWHELGHLSTAKLFGIRVPQYMVGFGPTVWSRKKGDTEYGIKAIPAGGYIRMIGMFPPGADGRLEARSTSPWRGMIEDARSAAFEELQPGDESRLFYTRKPWKRVIVMFAGPFMNLVLAVAIFMGVAMTFGFQTQTTEVAGVQQCVIAQSENRDTCKAADPVSPAKAAGLKEGDRIVAFDGRKIDDWATLSDRIRETTGPATITVQRDGREQTLNAVLRKNAVAKKDADGEVIPDQYVTAGYLGFAANTEIVPLSFGDSVVRMGDMIENGVDSIIALPSKIPDLWSAAFSDGERADDSPVGVVGAARIGGEVMNLDVPAQNQIAMMLFLLAGFNLSLFLFNMLPLLPLDGGHIAGALWEALRRNVAKVFKRPDPGPFDVAKLMPVAYVVAGIFICFTLLVLVADIVNPVKIT
- the dxr gene encoding 1-deoxy-D-xylulose-5-phosphate reductoisomerase: MSDSPAPLADPHLVFDAVDGRRDLVILGSTGSIGTQAIDLVLRNPGRFRVTALSAAGGRVQLLAEQAAQLRVRTVAVADADKVPALREALREAYGAGEPLPGILAGPDAATELAASACHTVLNGITGSIGLAPTLAALKAGRTLALANKESLIVGGPLVKALAAPGQIIPVDSEHAALFQALAAGKRADVRKLVVTASGGPFRGRTRAELADVTREQALAHPTWAMGPVITVNSATLVNKGLEVIEAHLLYDIPFDRIEVVVHPQSYVHSMVEFTDGSTLAQATPPDMGGPIAIGLGWPERVPDAAPAFDWTKASSWEFFPLDTEAFPSVGLARHVGTLGGTAPAVFNAANEECVDAFLAGRLPFNGIMDTVTAVVAEHGTPATGTSLTVADVLEAETWARARARELSAAATAEAHV
- a CDS encoding nucleotidyltransferase domain-containing protein encodes the protein MMARNDVLAVLALLRGAGADVVLAGGWGIDALLGEETREHRDLDLLHDQGQESAVVAALESAGYAETLDQRPVRFVLTHPSGAEIDLHPLEFAADGSAVQSSPDPEAPFRYPAACFVTGTIGTTTVRCISAERQADFHRGYEPADRDVRDMAHLRDKFGIDTAF